In Jaculus jaculus isolate mJacJac1 chromosome 2, mJacJac1.mat.Y.cur, whole genome shotgun sequence, the genomic window TGAAGGTGGGATCTACTGAGCAGTTTCTGTAGTCACTGTGGCAGTAATAGTAATCAATAGGATGACTCAGAACCCCTGGAAATAAATGTTCTGATTGGCCAAGCTTAGGTCCAATGCCCCGTCTGCTATTTTTCTgatggctgtgacaaaatacctcacagaaacaaagaagaaaggatCATTTGGGCCCAGGGTTTTGGAAGACTTCAGTGCCTCATGCTGGGGATGGCACTGCGGTAGGAATGTGTGGCTCAGCTCCTCACATGGTCTGGGATCAGGAAGTAGAGGACAGTAGGAAATAGGGGTCAGGCTATTAACCTCCAAAGGCCTGCTCCTGATGCCTGACTTCTGCCAGCCGGTCCCCACTTTCCAAAGACTCCATAGTCTTCAGAATAGTACTGTAAGCTGAGCACGAGCCTCCAGGGACATTTCCCATTTACACCACAAGAGACTCCTGGTTGGCAGCTGAGGCTTGAGATGACTCTGAAGTTAGATTTGGAGCTCTTTCCAGAAATGGGAGAAACAGATGCCGGGCAACAAAACCGAAAGCAAAAAGCAAGAGTGTCTCCATTTCCCATGTCAGAAAGGATGCAGGTGCTAGAGATCGGCACCATTGGCTTAAGGCTGCTGCATAATTTCAGAAGCCTGGGTGCCATCTTGGTGTTCTCACCATTTCCTGTGGGGGTTGGGAGGTGAGGAGCAGAGGAAACCACATCCCAGTTTACAGCCAGCCCCGGAAAGAAGAGCTCCTGCGTGGACACAGCAAAAGAAGACCAGGTCCTGGCAAGGAAGGCTGGTGTGGTGGAGGCTGCAGTCTGGTTGTCCCTACCACTCATCTTTCATGTCTAAACCAGCCTTGCCCAGCATTGGCACCATTGGCACACATACTAGGCTGTAACATTCTTTCTGGGGGAGATACTTTTTACATGGTAACCCTGGTATCCATTCAATTAATACCAGTTGTAACCCCTTGCCCCATTGCAACATTAAAAATTGCCCCTGATTTTGAACCACTGACCTAATGGTACGTGAGTGGGAGGTGTCCGAGGAGGGATGGTGGTAGCATCTTCCTAACAGTCCCCTCTGACCCCCTAGGGATACATGGGACTGGCTGGGATCCAAGAGTGTCAGTTCTGCCAATAATGGCTGAGAATGCCTTTAATCTGTGTCCAGGGGGAACCCACTCACAGGAGCCTTCTACCATGTGGAAGCTTATTGTGTCACATCCAGTCTTATTctgttattatttatatatatggggGGTACATGGACATGCacagtatgcatgtggaggtcaaaagacaacctcagggtgttggtactctccttccacctcattttggaGTCcatctcttgtttgctgctgggaagTCCAGATTAACTGGTCCATGAGCTTCAGGAGTCTCCTGACCCcatctcccattgctgtaggtacAGTGGGATTACAcaagtgtgtgcaggtgtgtgccactgcacatctgaccttatatgtgtgctggggattCACATTCTAGTCAACAGACTTACAGAGTGAGTACCTTGAACTAGTGAACCATCTCACCTGCTCGTACATCCATTCTTAAATTTTGGATCATAGCATACTTCCCAGACATTGTGATAAGCAATTCTGTCAAAGATGATGTTTCCCCAAAGGGCAGAACATGGGACTGTGCCCAGCATGGTGCGTTATATCAATATGCACTTTAGAAATGTCTAGAGAGGTATTCTAATGTGTTTTAAGTGGGCTAATATAAAGGATGTGGCGATTCGGTTAAGTAATTGACTCAGAGGTATCCATGGACAGAGCCTAAGTAGCCAGGTAGTACTCTAGTGGCTGGACTATGGGTAGATTACCAACATCTGGAACGTACCCTCACTCCTAAGTTTGCCCTTTGTGAGATGCCTTCTCTTATCTGTAGGCATAGCAGACCTCCCCACCTCAGCAGCCTCCTTCTGCAGCATCAATAATGTATGCAGTCAATGTCCTCACAGCCAAGGCAGCAGCTGAGACTCTCATGGGATCGCCAGAaaggagcagaggagagagaggtggTCAATAAAGCATTTACTTACAAGAGCCCCAGGGATGCTGTGCTGTGGGGAGAGGGGCTGCTTACAGCCCCACCCATAGGTGGAGTTAAGGTCAAGGACCATCTTGAGAGGAGGGAGCATAGCTGTAGGGAGCTGGCGGCTTTGGGGTAAAGAACAGTTGGGATGaatgagtctctcttttctctgggaTTAACTAAGTACCTGTTTCATGTCAGACACTGAGTATTCATGCTGGAGTCCACCAGTGATAATGCTCAGCCAGGTGATCTGACACGCCTCTCCAGGGACATTTGACAGTGTCCGGAGACATCTTGGGTGAGTGGTCAGTTGGGGAAGATGCCATGGTACTGGCATGTAGTGTGTAGGAACAGTGACAGTAAGAAACATCCTGCAGTGCACAGGACAGTCCAGTGACAGGGTAGGACGTGACCAGAATGCCAGGTGTGCCAAGGTTGTGAAGCTCACTGCTGAACAAGAGGGATGTAGTCCCTGTCCTGCCACATCTTGTAATGAACAAAGACAGGAAGGGAGGCGAGggtgaagagaaggagaaaagaaacaaactaggcaaaaaaaatatatatatatagcagacTTGATTAGAGGTAAGAAAATCAACAAGGCACTGCTTGTGGGAGCAATGGCAGTATGACCTTGGCCAAGGTCTGAGTTGGTGACATTAGAGCTCAGCTGGGGGTTGCGGAAGTGGAGAAGCCACTCTGTGTGCAAGAACAGGGATGTGGCTGTGGCCCGGCCTGGTAGTGCAGGCCTGGAATCCCAACAACTCAGCAAGCTAAGGCAAAAGGATCTTGGGTTCAATACCTGTCTAGGCAACttggtgagattctgtctcaaaataaaataaaaaattaaaaaggggtagggatataactcagtggtccAGGTTCAAATGCAGGCATGCACAAACACAACAGAACAGGCATGTCTCTAGGTAGCAGGGGGAGATAGCAGAGGAAGGAAATTGGGGTTAAGGCTGTCACTGAGGCTGTTGTAGGGAGTCCAGTTTTCATGGAGAGAGACCACAGCAGGGACAATACTGCCGGCCTCCCAGGGAGAGCCCAACAGATGGACTAAAGCAAGCAGACCATCGAAGATCTTTGAGGAAGGAAGATAGGAAAGCGAGGAAAAGGCAGAGTATGGAATAGCTCAGTATCTGCAAGGCAGGCTCCAGGGTCCCCAGGAATGCCAACATCTTTGATGTCAACGTCCAGCTTAAGTCCTCTGAAATGGCACAGTCTTTGCATATAACCCATGCCCATCCTGTGGACTTTAAATTTCCTGCAGTACCAATGCAATGTAATGCTATGAAACACTTATTATACTGTGGTAGgtgataacaagaaaaaaaaaaaaagtctgtgcatGTTCAGTACAGACACATTTTCTGGAATATTCTTCATCCAAGGTTGGTTGGCTCCTTGAATGCAGACCTTAGAAATGGATCCGTGGCTGTACCATACATGAAATACTAGGAGACTTCTGTTGAGAGTGCTTGCTTCTAGGAGTAGAGTTCTATGATCCATGGCAAGTGTCATGAGACCTACTTGTCACCAATATAAATGGAGGTCATAATAGGCCCTGCTGCCTCACAGAGCATTATGAGGACTGGCTGAGCAATTTCTGGTCCAGAGTTAGTGGCCAGTACATATTACCTGTCAGCCTGCACAGATTGAAAGGTGGGAATACACAGCATTGTCCCACACAGTGTCTGACTGGTCATCCCTTTAGAGTTTCCTTTTGTTCCCTTATTTTGGAAAAAGTCAGATTTAAAGAATATAAAAGGGTAAGTAGAGAAGGTGAGGAATGACAGTGCCTGGAGGAAGCAAGCACTTGATTCGATCAATGTCTAAAGGGGACAAGGGAGCTAGCAGGTTTAAAAGAAAGCAGGTTCTCATGAAGCCAGGAGAGGGAGAGCCTTAGAATTGCGAAAAACACTTTGGGAAGACATAGACACATGTATTCACCCCAGACAGGACTCAGACCAAACATGATTATACTGAAGTCCAATTTAGTGATCCAATATAAAAAACCACTTGGGGTCACTTCCAGAGCATGGGTCCCTAACAGAAGTGTGATGCCTCATGGGCAGGTGTATTGCTGCAAAATGCCACCCCATCCTGAATGGTGACTTCATAAGACCTGCACCCTGGAGTCCCTCTTCCAGATAACCTTTCACTTCTATGTAATCTAGCATCTCCCAAGATGACTTGcagctgggggtgggagggagccaTAGCTGGAATCCTAAATGAGGGTGATATGACCCTCCCCTCCTACCTGAGCCTTAGACCAAGGCCATTAGACTTGGCTATCACCGTAATACTGTAGTGTTCTACTCCAAAGTTGCCATGGCTACTGGACCAAAGCATTCTCTATTCCAAGATACATTATGTTATGCCCAGAGGGAAAATGTCATGTAACACTTACAGTGGAGTGATCTTTCTCCTCAACCATCCTGTGTTTCTAGAGCATTCCTGGTGTCTGAGAGAAAGATGAGAACCTACCAAGTGCTCCCCTTACTCCTGCTCTCGGTGATTGCCTCGGTAGCCTCTGAGAACGCCAGCACATCCCGGGGCTGTGGGCTGGACCTCCTCCCTCAGTACGTGTCCCTGTGCGACCTGGACGCCATCTGGGGCATCGTGGTGGAGGCGGTGGCCGGGGCGGGCGCCCTGATCACGCTGCTCCTGATGCTCATCCTCCTGGTGAGGCTGCCCTTCATCAAGGACGAGGAGAAGAGGAGGCCCGTGTGCCTCCACTTCCTCTTCCTGCTGGGGACCTTAGGCCTCTTTGGACTGACCTTCGCCTTCATCATCCGGATGGACGAGACCATCTGCTCCATCCGCCGCTTCCTCTGGGGCGTCCTCTTCGCGCTCTGCTTCTCCTGcctgctgagccaggcatggcgggTGCGGAGGCTGGTGTGCCAGGGCACGAGCCCAGCGGGCTGGCAGCTGGTGGGCCTGGCGCTGTGCCTGATGCTGGTGCAGGTGATCATTGCCACCGAGTGGCTGGTGCTGACAGTGCTGCGTGACATGAAGCCAGCCTGTGCCTATGAGCCCATGGACTTTGTGATGGCCCTCATCTATGTCATGGTGCTGCTggccatcaccctggcacaggccCTCTTCACGCTGTGCGGCAAGTTCAAGCGGTGGAAGGTGAATGGAGCCTTCATCCTTATCACCACCTTCCTCTCTGTGCTCATCTGGGTGGCCTGGATGACGATGTACCTCTTCGGCAATGATCTGATACAGCAAGGGGACACCTGGAGTGACCCCACGCTGGCCATCACGTTGGCGGCCAGTGGCTGGGTCTTTATCATCTTCCATGCCATCCCTGAGATCCACTGCACCCTTCTCCCACCGCTGCAGGAGAGCCCACCTAACTACTTTGACACCTCGCAACCAAGGATGCGGGAGACAGCCTTCGAGGAGGACGTGCACCTGCCGAGGGCCTACATGGAAAATAAGGCCTTCTCGATGGATGAGCACCATGCAGGTAAGTGGGGCTGCCTGACAGGACTGGACCTGTGCTGACTGGTTATGACAGGGATTTTCATGTAGCTTGTTCCCAACTAATTCATTataaaaaactgggctatggGGCTTCTTTTGAAAAGTCAGGGAgtaaagatgtagctcagtggcagagcactttccTAGCAAGTAACAAGGCCACACAAAAACCAGGGGCGGGGAAGACGGCTCatttggcaaagtgcttgctccataagcctgaggacctgaatttggatccccagaacccacgtaaaacctAGATGTGGCAGTTCATGCCTACAAATCCCAGCGCTGGGAGATAGCAACAGGAagatggatccctggggctttctggttAGCTAGTCAAGTGGAATTGGTGAGCTTTGGGGGTTCCATGAGAGACCCTTTAAAAATAAGCTGACAAATGAGTGAGGAAGATGTCCAGCGTTGATCTCTAAATGTCATACAAGCACCCATTCACGTAcaagcatgtatacacacatgcatggactTACAGATGCTAGAGAAGTATCCTTAGAACCCTTCACTGTATGTATATGTGGAGCCAGCTGGGTCCCTGCACATGAAGTTAAATAACAGTATCTTCCTCAACTTCCTGAAGGAGCCTCAGGAGCGACCCCAGTAATAACGAATACCAACACTGGCAGGGCAGCATGGTTACCTAGCACAGGCACTCACACGCAGCCGGTGCTGTTCTGTCTTCAGCCTGCGTTATCCCAGTGGTCTTCAACCTTACTTGATGAGGTCGACCCCACTACTGCCCCATCTTTGCACTGAATGAGTAAGCAGAGGCTGAGCTATAAGAGGCTTGCCCGAAGGCACAGCAAGGAGCGGTGGACTGTTCTGAAACTCTCTTTGTTAATATTCACCCAggttcctggtgtgtgtgtgtggctgagcTCAGGAGCTGGTCACACCATGCCGCTGGGGTTGAGCCCCAAGGCCGGAGGTGCTGCCTACTCAACTCCTGCAGGCAGGGCAGGCAGCACTTTGAGCCCTCAGTTCCTGCTGAGCCTCTCACACCCCTCTGCCCCACCCAGATGTAGCCAGCTTCGTTTGAACCAGAAGCCTCACCTGTGGGTCAGGCAGGAAGTCCCAGTGTGGCCTTAGTCTAAGAGCTGCTCtcagaaagttcaaggtcagaagCCTGTGTTTGTGGAGAGATTGGCAGGGATGCAGCATCAGCCGAGCTTGGGAGTGGGGTGAACAGGATGGAGATCATCCTCAGGAGCCCAGAGGGCTCTTGAGATGTGGTGAGAGGCAGGCTCCCAGCCAGTCTCGAGGCCCAGGTAGAGCCACCTCTCTTCACCAGCACCTCCCAAAGAGGCTCCCCTTCATCTGAGACCCTGGACTACCCTTAGACCTCAAAGGTAGAGGAAATGAAAGTGGATACAACCATGTTCATGTTCTTCCAGACAAGAAGTCCAGAGATACCTGTGATCTTCCTCAGAGGGCTGAGCACCAGTGGGTGAATGGGAGGCTTGAAGTACCCAAGCACTGGCATCTTTAAAAGTAAAGATAGCTAGCCAGGTATGAAGGCCTGTTTTCCCAACACTCCAGTGGTACAGGCTgcaggattatgagttcaaagctagcctaggCTATCCAGGGAGACCCAAACAATAAAGCAAAGCAATGAAAAACAAAGCAGCTAACCTCTACTGGCGCTTTACCTGTACCAGGTAATACTCTGACTCCAGTGGTCTCACAGTATTTTGTGAGGTATGTTTGTAGACAGAAAACTGAGGCACTAAGAGGACAAGAAACAGCCCAAAAGGCAGAGCCTGTCAGCCTTCCACCTAGTTTGAGCATGTCAGACTCAAACAGTTGTCTCCAGAGACCACACGCCACATAAGTAAATACATCTTAAAGCACATACCACCAAGTAACATGTCCAGCCCTCCTAACACATTCTCATGTCTCATCTCATGGGTGGGTCATTGGCAACTCTGCACATATGGAAAGATGAGGATCATCAATCAGACCCATTATACAAAATGGGAAACAAAAG contains:
- the Gprc5b gene encoding G-protein coupled receptor family C group 5 member B, which produces MRTYQVLPLLLLSVIASVASENASTSRGCGLDLLPQYVSLCDLDAIWGIVVEAVAGAGALITLLLMLILLVRLPFIKDEEKRRPVCLHFLFLLGTLGLFGLTFAFIIRMDETICSIRRFLWGVLFALCFSCLLSQAWRVRRLVCQGTSPAGWQLVGLALCLMLVQVIIATEWLVLTVLRDMKPACAYEPMDFVMALIYVMVLLAITLAQALFTLCGKFKRWKVNGAFILITTFLSVLIWVAWMTMYLFGNDLIQQGDTWSDPTLAITLAASGWVFIIFHAIPEIHCTLLPPLQESPPNYFDTSQPRMRETAFEEDVHLPRAYMENKAFSMDEHHAALRSAAGFSNGSLGKRSSGSSGKKPSSSLGNRPSAPFRSNVYQPTEMAVVLNGGTIPTAPPTHTGRHLW